In one Nicotiana sylvestris chromosome 8, ASM39365v2, whole genome shotgun sequence genomic region, the following are encoded:
- the LOC138875202 gene encoding uncharacterized protein codes for MPHSTQLISSTPESYDKDSIIRNLAEELKKLNSRIQGVEGSKGIEGLNYEDLCIQPDVELPDEYKPPKFEIFDGTGDPRVHLRTYCDKLVGVGMDKKIRMKIFMRSLKGDALSWYINQDPKKWSNWNLKKKPTETFCEYATRWRSEAAKVRPALEEEQMNRFFVGTQDPQYYERLMLIESQKFSDIIKLGENIEEGIKSGMVTNFEALQATNKALQSGGTSRKGM; via the exons atgccacactctacTCAACTcatttcaagcacacccgagtcctATGATAAGGACTCCATTATCAGGAATCTGGcggaagaactcaagaagctaaATAGCAGAATTCAGGGTGTCgagggaagtaaggggattgaaggactaaattacgaagacctttgcattcaacccgatgtcgaactgcccgatgagtacaaacctcctaagttcgaaatatttgacggtACCGGGGATCCGAGAGTTCATCtgaggacatactgcgacaagttggtcggagtagggatggacaaaaagattcgcatgaaaatcttcatgaggagtctaaagggagatgctttgtcttggtacatcaaccaagaccctaaaaagtggtcaaattgg aacttaaagaagaaacccacggagacattctgcgagtatgctactcgttggagatcagaagctgctaaggtcagaccggctttagaagaagaacaaatgaacaggttttttgtCGGaactcaagacccacagtactatgaaaggttaatgctgattgaaagccagaaattttccgacatcatcaagctaggggaaaatattgaggaaggtatcaaaagtggtatggtcactaactttgaagctttgcaggccaccaacaaagCTCTACAATCTGGTGGCACGTCTAGAAAAGGGATGTga